A region of Necator americanus strain Aroian chromosome I, whole genome shotgun sequence DNA encodes the following proteins:
- a CDS encoding hypothetical protein (NECATOR_CHRI.G2533.T3): MAGEFDYEVSRKLWEAAVPVEFQIDQDDESGDVCRPNYAMLPRCGYFPLYLTRILEQVKAREDSVKLDVEKVWLESNGSPLKIYYPIAVVNGNVNDFRTGPRPEGVLPVSKDAMEAIFMQSLKEANYLKRRKEEIVSGMKIDEHKQLWLSLVHDRFHDFWSVNRRLMESSEERPFHDIPIRLYVSGQPFRQVLQPPHDTNGEPRTLAQALNSLSHDLIEDGKYQFISHGIVVPLETPLSYLGKNFAYPDNFVHICAICNNSSSA; encoded by the exons ATGGCGGGTGAATTCGACTATGAGGTGTCGCGCAAACTCTGGGAGGCAGCAGTCCCTGTTGAGTTCCAGATTGACCAAGATGACGAGTCAGGAGATGTCTGTCGGCCAAATTACGCTATGCTTCCTCGGTGCGGTTATTTCCCCTTGTACTTGACAAGA ATTTTGGAACAAGTAAAGGCTCGTGAAGACAGCGTGAAACTTGATGTAGAGAAAGTGTGGCTGGAAAGTAATGGATCTCCTTTGAAGATTTATTATCCAATTG CAGTAGTTAATGGTAATGTCAACGATTTTCGGACCGGACCTCGCCCCGAGGGAGTGTTGCCAGTGTCCAAGGACGCCATGGAAGCAATATTTATGCAATCATTGAAAGAAGCCAATTATTTAAAACGGAGGAAAGAAGAG ATTGTAAGCGGTATGAAAATTGACGAACACAAGCAACTATGGCTAAGCCTTGTTCACG ACCGTTTTCATGACTTTTGGAGTGTAAACCGCCGTCTCATGGAAAGTAGTGAGGAGCGACCATTCCATGACATACCTATTCGCCTATATGTCAGCGGCCAACCTTTCCGACAG GTCCTACAACCACCTCACGATACAAATGGAGAGCCACGGACGTTAGCACAAGCACTAAATTCACTTTCTCATGATCTCATAGAAGACGGAAAGTATCAATTTATATCCCATGGTATTGTGGTCCCACTTGAAACACCTTTGAGCTATTTGGGGAAGAATTTCGCTTATCCAGATAATTTTGTACATATTTGTGCTATCTGCAATAATAGTTCATCTGCTTGA
- a CDS encoding hypothetical protein (NECATOR_CHRI.G2533.T1), producing the protein MAGEFDYEVSRKLWEAAVPVEFQIDQDDESGDVCRPNYAMLPRCGYFPLYLTRILEQVKAREDSVKLDVEKVWLESNGSPLKIYYPIGVLFDLHKPTDSPTMSVVMKSKLY; encoded by the exons ATGGCGGGTGAATTCGACTATGAGGTGTCGCGCAAACTCTGGGAGGCAGCAGTCCCTGTTGAGTTCCAGATTGACCAAGATGACGAGTCAGGAGATGTCTGTCGGCCAAATTACGCTATGCTTCCTCGGTGCGGTTATTTCCCCTTGTACTTGACAAGA ATTTTGGAACAAGTAAAGGCTCGTGAAGACAGCGTGAAACTTGATGTAGAGAAAGTGTGGCTGGAAAGTAATGGATCTCCTTTGAAGATTTATTATCCAATTGGTGTGCTATTCGACTTGCACAAACCTACTGACTCACCGACAATGTCTGTGGTGATGAA ATCCAAGCTCTACtaa
- a CDS encoding hypothetical protein (NECATOR_CHRI.G2533.T2), with translation MQKGSFSFSAIGSERIVSGMKIDEHKQLWLSLVHDRFHDFWSVNRRLMESSEERPFHDIPIRLYVSGQPFRQVLQPPHDTNGEPRTLAQALNSLSHDLIEDGKYQFISHGIVVPLETPLSYLGKNFAYPDNFVHICAICNNSSSA, from the exons atgcagaaaggatcattttcattttctgcgaTTGGTTCCGAGAGG ATTGTAAGCGGTATGAAAATTGACGAACACAAGCAACTATGGCTAAGCCTTGTTCACG ACCGTTTTCATGACTTTTGGAGTGTAAACCGCCGTCTCATGGAAAGTAGTGAGGAGCGACCATTCCATGACATACCTATTCGCCTATATGTCAGCGGCCAACCTTTCCGACAG GTCCTACAACCACCTCACGATACAAATGGAGAGCCACGGACGTTAGCACAAGCACTAAATTCACTTTCTCATGATCTCATAGAAGACGGAAAGTATCAATTTATATCCCATGGTATTGTGGTCCCACTTGAAACACCTTTGAGCTATTTGGGGAAGAATTTCGCTTATCCAGATAATTTTGTACATATTTGTGCTATCTGCAATAATAGTTCATCTGCTTGA